The genome window GGAAGATTGGGACGACTTATATCAAGAAGTCGTGTGCAAACAACAAAGACCTCGTATTTGCAAATGCACCCCTCAATAGTAACATCAATGCATTAGGCAGAGAGGGAGAGGggagaggggagagggagagggagagatgaTTCTTGGAGTCGTCCCCGGGAATAGCACCGCCGCGCTCCGGCCAAGCCCCACCCAACCACGGCCCCGGCCCTCCTTGACCGATGCGAGTGGCGGGAGGGTCTTCCGGTTGGCCCAGTGGCCGGGAGGCGGCGGAGGGTGGACGCGGCTCCCGTCGTCGGCCTTCCGTGCACGCGCAGCCGTCGGGGAAGGGGCCAAGGCCAGGGGCAGCTTCTACGAGTTGCTCGGGATTCCTGAGAGCGGCAGCTTCGACGACATCAAGAGGGCGTACAAGCAGATGGCCCTCAAGTACCACCCGGACGTGTCGCCTCCCGATCTGGCGGAGGAGTACACCCGGCGGTTCATCGAGGTGCAGGAGGCCTACGAGACGCTGTCGGATCCCCGACTGCGGGCGCTTTATGATCGGGATTTGACGCGGGGATTGCATCTCGCTTTCTCCGCCAGGCGGCGGGTCGATGAGGTCGGTAATCTTGAGATAGGATTTGGGTTGTTCACAGCTATTTTGTTTCATGCTTTTCTCGATCATTCACAATTAAAGCTCATTTTTCTTGTTTTCGTACTAGTTTGCCCTGAGAAAATAATAAGTTGGAAATCATATATATGTTCCTGTTTTCTGGAAGGCTGTAACATTTATTGCTTGATAAGCTGCTGCTAAGTTCGGTATGCCGATGGGTGGAAAGGGGATTTCTCAATCACATTTTTCAAAGAAAATGTGTTCCTCTTTCATTATCGAGACTAGattatgaatgtccggacttcaggTTACTCTTAACTATTTATTTCCTAGATGAGTCAGTTATGTTGATTCCTGTAACAGAAAATGAAAATTTTACTTCAAATCACACACAGGAACATGAAaccatataatatatttttggtTACTATTTTTTCAAATTTTGTAGCTGTTGACACAGATATTAGGTTCTTCTAATCCTCTCTCCAGAATAAAATTGGTACTGCTTCTATTTACTTATTCAGAGTCTGAGCATTGTGAAGTTGGTTTTTCACATGTTGATCCTTCCTGATAGGAATTCAACTCTCTGATAATTTCGTCATAATGAACATTATGAACTCTTTCGGTAATCTTCTAAATGTTGATTATGTGGTTGGCATGCTGGATCTATGCCAATCATGTAGGGATGCCTGTAATTCTCCATATTGTATATGCATCCATGAGTTAATATATGTATTATGCCATATGCATAGATGCAAGGAGTTGGAGTCAGGCTTCTCTTTTTGTTCTGTTTCaagtattattttaattttaagtatTTATTTGACTTGAATCATGTTTCTGCTCCTCAAATCTGTCTTCTGTTTATAGTTCAGCTATTATTAACATGCGATTGTTTCTGACTTACCACTACAAACACAATTTGCCCTAGTTAACAAAAAAGACTCATTAAAGCtatttttctttcaaattttgcatgctTCCCCTATATTCAATAGTTTACTTTCTTAATAGTATCtgactcttatatatatatatatatatatatatatatatatatatatatatatatatatatatatatatatatatatatatatagatatatatagaaAAACTGGTTTTCTATTATGCTTGTTGTATTTGTTTTTCTTTACTTTGGAAGATCTGTTTGTAACAAGGTTCTTCAGAATTTACTTTAATGTTCTTGATACCATTTTCACTGATGTTAAACCTGACTGGTACATCTtatcttgtctcttttatttttttaattttttctacAACATTCCTTTTGTTCCTCTCCTTTAGTTCTTTGTTAGATCTTTTCATATATGTGCTATATGTTAAATCATAGTCATTTTATCAGGAACTGGAAGAAAGATCTGGTTGGAGAAGCCGTTGGCAAGATCAACTTGCAGGGTTGAAAAAGAGGAGCATGAATAAGAAATCAGAAGGCAATCTGTCTTGGGGGGATCGAGTGCGGAAACAAAGGACTGAATTATCAACTGAATAGGGACCATATATTGCAGATATCGTGTTGCATATTATCTTCCTCTGGAGTCTGAACTTCAGCGGCGAAGCACATCTTATCTACAGTGTAAATTATGCAATCATATAATATCGGTCTTGTGACTTGCCTCTGAAGTCGCTGGTGCTACTTGCTAAAGTCATGATGATGAGGGAAGAAAGTAAAGTTGATAGATGGAGAGAAACTGTAACTTAATAAAAAAATGTGCAGAATGAATGGTGTAATATAATGCTGACAACAAAACTTTGCTATTAGTTTTACCTTTGAATGTAAATACCATTTTCCTTTCTATACATATTTCTTCCGGACCAAGACATCTGCTTTGCCTGGTAATTTACCGCAAGCCTAATTCTTGAAGCTGGAGAGAAGTTATAACAGGTTAGCTAAGAATATAATTTTTGTTGGTAATGCATTCACTTTTAAGGAGTATATTTATGTTGTACTAATATAACTTTGTTTGCTGGGTTTGAGTCAAAGAAACAGTCACTCTGCTAACAGGAATGAGATTGTTTACATTGACCCTCAAAAGGTCCCATATTGGCAGGTACCTCATTAATTGgactatttttaatttaatttttgttgGGC of Musa acuminata AAA Group cultivar baxijiao chromosome BXJ2-3, Cavendish_Baxijiao_AAA, whole genome shotgun sequence contains these proteins:
- the LOC135607740 gene encoding chaperone protein dnaJ 20, chloroplastic-like, whose amino-acid sequence is MILGVVPGNSTAALRPSPTQPRPRPSLTDASGGRVFRLAQWPGGGGGWTRLPSSAFRARAAVGEGAKARGSFYELLGIPESGSFDDIKRAYKQMALKYHPDVSPPDLAEEYTRRFIEVQEAYETLSDPRLRALYDRDLTRGLHLAFSARRRVDEELEERSGWRSRWQDQLAGLKKRSMNKKSEGNLSWGDRVRKQRTELSTE